The Fervidicoccaceae archaeon genome contains a region encoding:
- the metG gene encoding methionine--tRNA ligase, with amino-acid sequence MARYVVCSAWPYVNNVPHLGTMIGSLLSGDVYARFLKLMGEEVIYVSGSDEHGSPIELEARRLGVEPKTLTDAMHSYVVELIKRWDIEFSNYTRTHNPTHIEFVREIMMRLYENGYVRRKTEVLPYCPIDKAFLADRFVVGRCPHCGYERARGDQCENCGRLLHPTELIEARCAICGAEPEQRETSHWFFDLPKLRDRLLEWLRSHRELPDSVRNYSLSWVEEGLRERSITRDSSWGVPAPFPGAEGKTIYVWFEALLGYLSATKEYYEKLGRAEEFERTWLDPNTRTVYFIGKDNIPFHAIILPAMLMASGRPYALPWQIGATEYLLFHEEKFSKSRGVGVWADEALELLPADYWRFALIRMRPETKDTSFSWREFYRVVNDELNDDVGNYIHRVLTFAKRKYGSVPGPGSMEAEDAVFWSDVERLTKRAIEMYSSTRLRAASDAIVELARRGNQYLNARAPWDLVRDRPSEAEAVIYLALNSLRTLALLLYPIMPSSSSKLYSMLGLEGPKPGEMRLAGEISLRPGHELGQPEPLFRKLPEDFPERADELLAEARNRAQAGRPRVAR; translated from the coding sequence TTGGCCAGGTATGTCGTCTGTAGCGCTTGGCCCTACGTTAACAATGTACCGCACTTGGGAACCATGATAGGGAGCCTGCTCTCCGGCGACGTCTACGCGAGGTTCCTCAAATTGATGGGCGAGGAGGTGATCTACGTCAGCGGGAGCGACGAACACGGCTCGCCAATAGAACTAGAGGCCAGGAGGCTGGGCGTAGAGCCCAAGACGCTTACCGACGCGATGCACTCCTACGTCGTCGAGCTCATAAAGAGATGGGACATAGAGTTCTCGAACTACACGAGAACTCACAATCCAACTCACATAGAGTTCGTGAGAGAAATCATGATGAGGCTTTACGAGAATGGCTACGTGAGGCGCAAAACGGAGGTCCTACCGTACTGCCCCATCGACAAAGCCTTCCTCGCTGACAGATTCGTAGTGGGCAGGTGCCCCCACTGCGGCTACGAAAGAGCCAGGGGCGACCAGTGCGAGAACTGCGGCAGGCTCCTCCACCCCACGGAGCTCATCGAGGCGCGCTGCGCCATCTGCGGAGCCGAGCCGGAGCAGAGGGAGACCTCGCACTGGTTCTTCGACCTTCCTAAGCTCAGAGATAGACTGCTCGAGTGGCTGCGCTCTCATCGGGAGCTGCCAGACTCGGTCAGGAACTATAGCCTGAGCTGGGTCGAGGAGGGCCTGAGGGAAAGGAGCATCACGAGGGATAGCTCGTGGGGGGTGCCCGCGCCCTTCCCCGGCGCCGAGGGCAAAACCATATACGTGTGGTTCGAGGCTCTCTTGGGATATCTAAGCGCAACTAAGGAGTACTATGAGAAGCTCGGGAGAGCTGAGGAGTTCGAGAGAACGTGGCTCGATCCAAACACTAGGACCGTGTATTTCATTGGAAAGGACAACATACCGTTCCACGCGATAATACTCCCGGCTATGCTCATGGCCTCGGGGCGACCTTACGCTCTGCCGTGGCAGATAGGAGCCACCGAGTACCTGTTGTTTCACGAGGAAAAGTTCAGTAAGAGCAGAGGCGTTGGTGTTTGGGCCGACGAGGCTTTAGAGCTCTTGCCCGCGGACTACTGGCGCTTCGCGCTGATTAGAATGAGGCCGGAGACCAAGGACACGAGCTTCAGCTGGAGAGAATTCTACAGGGTGGTCAACGATGAGCTCAACGACGACGTGGGAAATTACATCCACAGAGTCCTCACGTTCGCCAAGAGGAAGTACGGGTCCGTGCCGGGGCCGGGCTCCATGGAGGCGGAGGACGCGGTCTTTTGGAGCGACGTCGAGAGGCTGACTAAGCGCGCGATCGAGATGTACAGCTCGACGAGGCTTAGAGCCGCGAGCGACGCTATAGTTGAGCTGGCCAGGCGCGGAAACCAGTACCTAAATGCGAGAGCCCCCTGGGACCTCGTGAGGGATCGACCGAGCGAGGCCGAGGCCGTGATATATCTGGCTCTCAATTCTCTAAGGACTCTCGCTCTGCTGCTCTACCCGATCATGCCTAGCTCCTCATCGAAGCTCTACTCAATGCTAGGTCTCGAGGGCCCGAAGCCGGGAGAGATGCGGCTGGCGGGGGAGATCTCGCTGAGACCTGGCCACGAGCTCGGACAACCTGAGCCTCTCTTCCGTAAGCTCCCGGAGGACTTCCCCGAGAGAGCCGACGAGCTCTTAGCCGAGGCTAGGAACAGAGCTCAAGCCGGGAGGCCCAGGGTGGCTCGGTGA
- a CDS encoding deoxyuridine 5'-triphosphate nucleotidohydrolase codes for MALPGREVLRYVIGAADEAQVQPAGVDLTVQRVFKFRGAGVVARGLRVPAEVEELEPEGGVWRLEPGAYKIIYGEAVRVPEDCVGLCFPRSTLLRYGAFVECAVWDPGYEGRGESLLVVLNPNGLVLERGARVAQLIFIKTTERISSLYSGAYRGENM; via the coding sequence TTGGCTCTGCCCGGTCGCGAGGTTCTCCGCTACGTGATCGGAGCCGCCGATGAGGCGCAAGTCCAGCCGGCCGGAGTCGACCTCACAGTTCAGCGCGTGTTCAAGTTCAGAGGGGCCGGCGTGGTGGCTCGAGGTCTCAGAGTGCCGGCTGAGGTGGAAGAGCTAGAGCCCGAGGGCGGGGTCTGGCGCCTGGAGCCGGGGGCTTATAAGATAATCTACGGCGAGGCGGTGCGCGTGCCGGAGGACTGCGTGGGCCTGTGCTTCCCCAGGTCTACTCTACTCAGATACGGCGCCTTCGTCGAGTGCGCCGTGTGGGATCCGGGCTACGAGGGGAGAGGCGAGTCCCTGCTCGTCGTGCTCAACCCCAACGGCCTCGTGCTCGAGAGAGGCGCGAGAGTGGCTCAGCTCATCTTCATTAAGACAACCGAGAGGATCTCTTCGCTCTACTCCGGAGCGTATCGCGGCGAGAACATGTAA
- a CDS encoding DUF2208 family protein → MAAPIETTRRQLILNQISIALFSLVAGLVGRMSWTYWVFVLLYMIVFAAAMQRFANPARVAQARVEEVESGKVLFKEENATRLLLEDVEYQREVAEQMKMAQVSLLTMVPILVYFYLMYQPVLTHIPKYFDHSRLGYVAAFFLLFEGSYLVSRLFQKYLEVRIFAGQKRKLTMINAPRAYIVTSRGIVLQGAFSKSALAFPLTEYEVKVNPARNFVELVKETDKSVVKLRLYTKNPEKLYSVITRKRGETKEEIGRSAGK, encoded by the coding sequence TTGGCGGCTCCCATTGAGACGACGCGTAGGCAGCTGATTCTGAATCAGATCTCTATAGCGCTCTTCTCTCTGGTCGCCGGACTCGTGGGGAGGATGAGCTGGACCTACTGGGTCTTCGTCTTATTGTACATGATCGTCTTCGCCGCGGCCATGCAGAGATTCGCCAATCCCGCCAGAGTAGCTCAGGCGAGAGTTGAGGAGGTGGAGAGCGGCAAGGTGCTCTTCAAAGAGGAGAACGCGACGAGGCTCCTCCTCGAGGACGTAGAATATCAGAGAGAGGTCGCTGAGCAGATGAAGATGGCTCAGGTCAGCCTCCTCACGATGGTGCCCATCTTGGTCTATTTCTATTTGATGTATCAGCCCGTGCTCACGCACATACCCAAATACTTTGACCATTCCAGGCTCGGCTACGTGGCCGCGTTCTTCTTGCTCTTCGAGGGCAGCTACCTTGTCAGCAGACTCTTCCAGAAGTACCTCGAGGTGAGGATCTTCGCTGGGCAGAAGAGGAAGCTAACGATGATAAATGCTCCGAGGGCCTATATTGTAACGAGCCGAGGCATAGTGCTGCAGGGCGCATTCTCGAAGAGCGCTTTAGCGTTCCCATTGACGGAATACGAGGTGAAGGTAAATCCAGCGAGAAACTTCGTTGAATTAGTGAAGGAGACAGACAAGAGCGTAGTGAAGCTCAGGCTCTACACGAAGAACCCAGAGAAATTGTACTCCGTGATAACGCGTAAGAGAGGCGAGACTAAAGAAGAGATCGGGAGGAGCGCGGGGAAGTAG
- a CDS encoding beta-propeller domain-containing protein: MEKRFAVLLLAALVLGLSLPLSLSTLMAPGAPITPSQAAISGPHHSVGAELRGVPTFSTYEELFAFLERAARSAQSIRYTTAGMIPEAQSFKLGSAAEPYSLTNVQVEGVDEADVVKTDGRIIAVASGDRVYLVDAAGRRIISRIDVGGLVLGLYLNGSRLVALHSDYTIARPINTTVTVYDVSDPSGPRRVGSLSFTGYLVSTRMNSGVVYLVLSLAALPRMVPLVDGAPLAPSSIGVLSSSPTHYTVVAAVDPDTLRSSAVAFLTGSSSWIYMSAEGRLYAASSYVPSREDAAKLLLRALAMHAPSDASLNITRALEQGDLEAALRAAEAYLRGLRGEEADALLKKAAAEVGTLEDSTRFYVFSTRGLHLDFSGSFEVPGVVLDQFSMEERRGHFIVATTSRAWGIEARFAEPVKILGPPKEEQGRVVTVEVLECSRGTCEVKLVNLTVAPAPPPEPVLQIWPLQVGESENNVFVVSTEGLRLLGEVRGLAPGERIYASRLVGEILFLVTFRQVDPLFAIDMSDPSRPEVLGFLKVPGFSEYLHPLPGGKLLGLGVESSALKISLFDVSNPRSMRETAALHIADSWSQALGDHHAVTVDPDRQRIYVPVTIHAKSAHYTSSGVAVIRYVNDELTLEGVLEHPGASRTIYIGAEVFTVSGSSVRVFDAATLDRLAEVKLE; encoded by the coding sequence GTGGAGAAACGCTTCGCCGTCCTGCTCCTCGCGGCACTAGTGCTGGGTCTATCGCTGCCTCTATCTCTGAGCACATTGATGGCCCCGGGAGCTCCGATCACTCCGAGTCAGGCCGCGATCTCGGGGCCGCACCACTCGGTCGGAGCCGAGCTGCGAGGAGTGCCTACCTTCTCGACCTACGAGGAGCTCTTCGCGTTCCTGGAACGAGCGGCTCGCTCGGCTCAATCGATTCGATACACGACCGCAGGGATGATCCCCGAAGCTCAGTCATTTAAGCTAGGCTCCGCCGCGGAGCCCTACTCGCTCACTAACGTGCAGGTAGAGGGAGTAGACGAAGCCGACGTCGTTAAGACCGACGGCAGGATCATCGCAGTGGCTTCGGGCGACAGAGTATACTTGGTCGACGCGGCCGGTAGGAGGATCATCTCTAGGATCGACGTGGGGGGGCTCGTCCTCGGCCTTTATCTGAATGGCTCGAGGCTCGTCGCGTTACACTCCGACTACACCATCGCACGGCCCATCAACACCACCGTTACGGTCTACGATGTGAGCGACCCCTCCGGTCCGCGCCGAGTCGGCTCACTCTCTTTTACCGGTTATCTAGTGAGCACTAGAATGAACAGCGGCGTGGTCTACCTCGTGTTGTCGCTCGCGGCCCTCCCGCGCATGGTCCCGCTCGTCGACGGGGCCCCGCTAGCTCCCTCCAGCATAGGAGTTCTTAGCTCGAGCCCCACGCACTACACCGTGGTAGCGGCCGTAGATCCCGACACGCTGAGGAGTTCGGCGGTCGCGTTCCTCACGGGGTCTAGCAGCTGGATCTACATGTCGGCCGAGGGCAGACTTTACGCCGCCTCGAGTTACGTTCCTTCTCGCGAGGACGCGGCGAAGCTGCTCCTGAGGGCGCTGGCGATGCACGCGCCGAGCGACGCCTCGTTGAACATAACCAGGGCGCTAGAGCAGGGAGACCTCGAGGCCGCTCTCCGAGCCGCCGAGGCCTACCTGAGAGGGCTACGAGGCGAGGAGGCCGACGCTCTCTTAAAAAAAGCGGCTGCTGAAGTGGGGACCCTTGAGGACAGCACGAGGTTCTACGTCTTCTCAACGAGGGGGCTCCACTTAGACTTCTCCGGCTCTTTCGAAGTCCCGGGCGTCGTTCTAGACCAGTTCTCCATGGAGGAGCGGAGAGGCCATTTCATCGTTGCCACGACCTCGAGAGCGTGGGGGATCGAGGCGCGGTTCGCCGAGCCCGTTAAGATACTCGGTCCACCGAAGGAGGAGCAGGGCCGCGTCGTAACCGTCGAGGTCCTCGAGTGCTCGAGAGGTACCTGCGAGGTCAAGCTCGTCAATTTAACCGTGGCGCCAGCCCCGCCGCCGGAGCCCGTTCTACAGATTTGGCCCCTCCAAGTCGGCGAGAGCGAAAACAACGTCTTCGTCGTCTCGACGGAGGGCCTGAGGCTGCTCGGAGAGGTGAGGGGGCTCGCCCCCGGCGAGAGGATCTACGCGTCGAGGCTCGTCGGCGAGATCCTCTTTCTCGTGACTTTCAGGCAGGTTGACCCGCTCTTCGCTATCGACATGAGCGACCCCTCTAGGCCCGAGGTCCTCGGATTCCTCAAAGTGCCGGGCTTCAGCGAGTACCTCCACCCGCTGCCGGGCGGCAAGCTGTTAGGCCTAGGAGTCGAGAGCAGCGCGCTGAAGATCTCGCTATTTGATGTATCGAATCCGAGGAGCATGAGAGAGACGGCCGCGCTGCACATCGCCGATTCGTGGTCTCAGGCCCTGGGCGATCACCACGCCGTGACCGTGGACCCCGACAGGCAGAGGATCTACGTCCCGGTCACTATACACGCTAAGTCGGCTCACTACACGAGCTCGGGCGTAGCCGTGATCAGATACGTTAACGACGAACTGACGTTAGAGGGCGTGCTCGAGCACCCCGGGGCCAGCAGGACGATCTACATAGGAGCGGAGGTCTTCACAGTTTCCGGGAGCTCCGTTAGGGTCTTTGACGCTGCGACGCTCGACCGCTTGGCCGAGGTGAAGCTCGAGTGA
- a CDS encoding winged helix-turn-helix domain-containing protein, which translates to MQAEKLGITALRIYAKLLEAGEMGVRELARELGVSASSVHYHLKRLEELGLVARGREGYTVSRLIPIEGYVLLKRRLVPRLMIYSFFFLGIAVGEAAALAARGSLDSDGVVALFSAITASVVLMIEGTRASKLTSRGSGSGRGERLNNR; encoded by the coding sequence TTGCAGGCCGAGAAGCTGGGCATCACGGCGCTTAGGATCTACGCTAAGCTCCTCGAGGCGGGAGAGATGGGCGTGAGAGAGCTGGCGAGAGAGCTCGGTGTATCCGCCAGCAGCGTGCACTATCATTTGAAAAGACTCGAGGAGCTCGGCTTAGTGGCGAGGGGCCGCGAGGGCTACACGGTATCGAGGCTCATTCCTATTGAGGGCTACGTGTTGTTGAAAAGAAGGCTCGTTCCCCGATTAATGATCTACTCGTTCTTTTTCTTGGGGATAGCGGTGGGCGAGGCAGCAGCTCTGGCGGCTCGAGGCTCTCTCGATTCCGACGGCGTGGTGGCTCTCTTCTCCGCGATCACCGCCTCGGTCGTCCTGATGATTGAGGGAACTCGCGCCTCTAAGCTCACGTCGCGAGGGAGTGGGAGCGGAAGAGGTGAGCGACTTAATAATCGATAG
- the purB gene encoding adenylosuccinate lyase, protein MSDLVCPFDFRYGSDEMRSIFSRSATLRRLAVVEAAIVGGLEDAGLAPRGCYERILECSSSVAPEEVDAEERRTGHDVAAFASLLGERCGECGKYVHLGATSYDVVDTAWALALRDALAVLKRRMLSLVARLSRLAKEHSGTIMVGRTHGRHALPITLGFKLANYAYELARSYERLCECEKRLTRGKIAGAVGTMAGWMGRGLEVERGALARLGLEPHAISTQIAPRDGFAELVCSLALIASQLDRLALELRELARDEIGEVRLAARRIGSSAMPHKRNPILAERVSGLARLSRGLCASALENVVLMHERDLTNSSLERILVPHALLVVDQMLIDMGAFLDEVEFDEEAMRRNLELSGGALASECLVVKLVTMAGLSRREAYSRVMELISLCSERRETVRDALSRGALDDLLERGEALECLNYSKYLGNARELTERALEYVEEAVRRC, encoded by the coding sequence TTGAGCGATTTGGTGTGCCCATTCGATTTCAGGTACGGCTCGGACGAGATGCGCTCGATCTTCTCTAGGAGCGCTACTCTCAGGAGGTTGGCTGTCGTCGAGGCGGCTATAGTTGGGGGCCTAGAGGATGCCGGCCTCGCCCCGAGAGGCTGCTACGAGAGGATCCTCGAGTGCTCTTCGTCGGTGGCGCCCGAAGAAGTCGACGCCGAGGAGAGGAGAACGGGCCACGACGTGGCGGCTTTCGCGTCTCTCTTGGGCGAGAGATGCGGCGAGTGTGGCAAGTACGTGCATCTGGGAGCTACGAGTTACGACGTCGTTGATACGGCGTGGGCCCTCGCCCTGCGCGATGCCCTCGCGGTGTTGAAGAGGAGAATGCTCTCCCTGGTCGCTAGGCTCTCTCGGCTCGCGAAGGAGCACTCGGGCACGATCATGGTGGGCAGGACCCATGGGCGCCACGCGCTCCCGATAACCCTCGGCTTCAAGCTGGCCAACTACGCGTACGAGCTGGCCAGAAGCTATGAGAGGCTGTGCGAGTGCGAGAAGAGGCTGACGCGAGGGAAGATCGCCGGGGCAGTCGGCACAATGGCGGGTTGGATGGGTCGAGGGCTCGAGGTAGAGAGAGGAGCCCTCGCGCGCCTGGGTCTCGAGCCTCACGCCATATCGACGCAGATCGCCCCGCGAGACGGATTCGCAGAGCTCGTCTGCTCTCTAGCCCTAATAGCCAGCCAGCTCGACAGATTGGCTCTCGAGTTGAGGGAGCTGGCCAGGGACGAGATAGGCGAGGTAAGGTTAGCCGCGAGGAGGATAGGCAGCAGCGCCATGCCGCACAAGAGGAATCCGATTTTAGCGGAGAGAGTTTCGGGCTTAGCCAGGCTCTCGCGCGGACTCTGCGCCTCGGCTCTCGAGAACGTAGTTCTGATGCACGAGAGGGACCTAACCAACAGCAGCCTCGAGAGGATCCTGGTTCCCCACGCGCTTCTGGTAGTCGACCAAATGTTGATAGACATGGGGGCATTCCTCGACGAGGTCGAATTCGATGAGGAGGCCATGAGGAGAAACCTAGAGCTCAGCGGAGGCGCGCTGGCTAGCGAGTGCTTAGTAGTGAAGCTCGTAACAATGGCGGGCCTCTCCAGGCGCGAGGCCTACTCGAGAGTAATGGAGTTGATCTCGCTCTGCTCCGAGAGGAGGGAGACGGTTCGCGATGCTCTGAGCCGAGGGGCTCTGGACGACCTGCTCGAGCGCGGGGAAGCCCTAGAGTGTCTGAACTATTCTAAATATCTAGGCAATGCGCGCGAGCTGACGGAGAGAGCCCTCGAATACGTCGAAGAGGCTGTGAGAAGATGCTAA
- a CDS encoding adenylosuccinate synthetase, protein MLTIIVGGFFGDEGKGSVTAYLALADDADVAVRCGSVNAGHTVVWRGVEYRLRIVPAAFVNPSTRLLVAPGALVRLDLLFEEMERTGTRGRLFLDEKTGVIEERHIAMEAGDENLAKRVGSTLQGVGAATADRVLRRLRLAREFEELRGMLTDVSGEVVEKARSGETVLVEGTQGTFLSLYHGTYPYVTSRDTTASAFASEVGIGPKDVDEVLVVFKSYVTRVGEGPLAGELSSEEAAKRGWVERGTVTGRPRRVAPFNVELARRAVMLNSATQAAVTKLDALFASVKCTRSWEKLPLEARRWVEEIENSIGVPVTLIGTGRELDCIVDRRREAGGL, encoded by the coding sequence ATGCTAACCATAATAGTCGGCGGATTCTTCGGCGACGAGGGCAAGGGCAGCGTGACGGCCTACCTGGCCTTGGCCGACGACGCAGACGTCGCCGTTAGATGCGGGTCCGTGAACGCCGGACACACTGTCGTGTGGAGGGGAGTCGAGTACAGGCTCAGGATCGTCCCCGCGGCCTTCGTCAATCCGTCGACCAGGCTCCTCGTAGCTCCCGGGGCGCTCGTGAGGCTCGACCTGCTGTTCGAGGAGATGGAGAGGACGGGGACCAGGGGGAGGCTGTTCCTCGACGAGAAGACCGGCGTCATAGAGGAGAGGCACATCGCTATGGAGGCCGGAGACGAAAATCTGGCCAAGCGCGTTGGCTCGACTCTGCAGGGGGTCGGGGCGGCTACGGCGGACAGAGTGCTAAGGAGGTTGAGGCTGGCGAGAGAATTCGAGGAGCTGAGAGGAATGCTCACGGACGTCTCGGGAGAAGTCGTAGAAAAGGCGCGCTCGGGCGAGACGGTCCTCGTGGAGGGCACCCAGGGCACGTTCTTGAGCCTCTACCACGGGACCTACCCATACGTCACGAGTAGAGACACGACGGCTTCGGCTTTCGCCTCCGAGGTCGGGATAGGGCCTAAGGACGTCGACGAGGTCTTGGTAGTCTTCAAGAGCTATGTCACGAGAGTCGGAGAAGGCCCGCTGGCCGGCGAGCTCTCCTCGGAGGAGGCCGCCAAGCGCGGCTGGGTCGAGCGAGGCACCGTGACGGGGAGGCCGAGGAGAGTGGCTCCCTTCAACGTAGAATTGGCCCGTCGAGCCGTTATGCTTAACTCCGCTACGCAGGCAGCGGTGACGAAGCTCGACGCGCTCTTTGCGTCGGTCAAGTGCACGAGGAGCTGGGAGAAGTTGCCGCTCGAGGCGAGGAGGTGGGTCGAGGAGATCGAGAACTCAATAGGAGTCCCCGTGACCCTGATAGGAACCGGCAGAGAGCTGGATTGCATCGTAGACAGAAGAAGAGAAGCGGGGGGCCTCTAA
- a CDS encoding NAD(P)/FAD-dependent oxidoreductase — MEFDVAVVGAGPAGLFAAYELVMRSGDKLRIAVIDRGARASERVCPMHASSLREPEKPAPCAKCAPCRVMHGVGGAGLISSGAFNLRPDVGGDIDKLIGSFVAAERLISYVDSILVKLGAPEDSLVLPSEEVSELERLVAKTGAKFVPTPQRVLGSEGTLKVTENMHSFLEKAGVKFFLNTFVARVRSSGRAFLLETNSGTIAARFVLLAPGRSGAAWFSAIARELGIEVEPGPLDVGIRVEIPSYVAERVTNVVRDPKIIMYTRAYDDKVRTFCTNPNGFVVQEVYNNEMVAVNGVSYRGLKSANTNMALLVTVKLTDPLEDTIAYGKSIAMLATKLGGGKPIVQRLGDLLSGRRSTWSRISRSNVEPTLKNVTPGDVTMALPHRIVSNLLESIERLDDVMPGLYSGSTLIYAPEMKFYSVRAVVSKKLETTVENVFVAGDGAGLSRGLNGAAATGVLAARGILEKLT, encoded by the coding sequence GTGGAGTTCGATGTAGCCGTCGTGGGAGCGGGGCCCGCGGGGCTATTCGCTGCATACGAGCTGGTGATGAGGTCGGGCGATAAGCTGAGAATCGCCGTTATCGACCGAGGGGCTCGAGCGTCGGAGCGCGTCTGCCCAATGCACGCCTCCTCGTTGCGGGAGCCGGAGAAGCCAGCTCCTTGCGCCAAGTGCGCGCCGTGTCGCGTGATGCATGGCGTCGGGGGGGCTGGCCTCATAAGCAGCGGCGCCTTCAATCTGAGGCCAGACGTCGGAGGAGACATAGATAAGCTGATCGGCAGCTTCGTCGCAGCCGAGAGACTCATCAGCTACGTGGACTCGATCCTAGTTAAGCTGGGAGCTCCCGAGGACTCCCTAGTGCTGCCCAGCGAAGAGGTCTCGGAGCTCGAGAGATTAGTCGCGAAGACCGGCGCGAAGTTCGTGCCCACGCCTCAACGCGTCTTGGGCTCCGAGGGCACGCTCAAAGTGACGGAGAACATGCACTCTTTCCTCGAGAAAGCGGGGGTGAAATTTTTCCTCAACACTTTTGTCGCGCGAGTGCGCTCGAGCGGCCGAGCGTTCCTGCTCGAGACGAATTCTGGCACGATAGCGGCGCGCTTCGTTCTGCTGGCGCCGGGTAGATCTGGCGCCGCCTGGTTCTCGGCGATAGCCCGAGAGCTCGGGATAGAAGTAGAGCCCGGCCCTCTCGACGTAGGCATAAGAGTCGAGATACCATCTTACGTGGCCGAGCGCGTGACGAACGTGGTGAGGGACCCGAAAATCATAATGTATACGAGAGCTTACGACGATAAGGTGAGAACCTTCTGCACGAACCCAAACGGATTCGTCGTGCAAGAGGTTTACAATAACGAGATGGTCGCGGTCAATGGGGTCAGCTATAGAGGTCTAAAGAGCGCGAACACCAACATGGCTCTCTTGGTCACGGTGAAGCTCACGGACCCCCTCGAGGACACGATAGCTTACGGGAAGAGCATAGCTATGTTAGCGACCAAGCTGGGCGGCGGGAAGCCCATAGTTCAGAGGCTGGGAGACTTGCTGTCTGGGAGGAGGAGCACGTGGAGCAGGATCTCGAGGAGCAATGTTGAGCCTACGCTGAAGAACGTGACCCCCGGGGACGTCACGATGGCTCTCCCTCACAGGATCGTGTCAAATCTCCTCGAGTCGATCGAGAGACTTGACGACGTCATGCCGGGCTTGTACTCCGGCTCAACTCTCATCTACGCACCCGAGATGAAGTTCTACAGCGTGAGAGCAGTTGTTTCGAAGAAGCTGGAGACGACCGTGGAGAACGTCTTCGTCGCAGGAGACGGCGCCGGGCTCTCGAGAGGCCTCAATGGAGCGGCCGCGACGGGAGTCCTGGCGGCCAGGGGCATATTGGAGAAGCTGACTTAG
- a CDS encoding DUF123 domain-containing protein: MEAGSYVYVGSCGRSCAKRISRHFSEKKKRFWHIDFLTDACSPTSVVVLRLPEPSLALSLSRILPGVPGFGSSDDRKAGTHLFRATLASVIDALTEL; this comes from the coding sequence TTGGAGGCGGGGAGCTACGTTTACGTGGGCTCGTGCGGCAGGAGCTGCGCCAAGAGGATCTCTAGGCACTTCTCAGAGAAGAAGAAACGCTTCTGGCACATCGATTTTCTGACCGATGCTTGCTCTCCCACCTCGGTCGTAGTTCTGAGGCTGCCGGAGCCCTCTCTCGCCCTCTCCCTCTCGAGAATATTGCCGGGCGTCCCGGGTTTCGGCTCCTCCGATGATAGAAAGGCCGGCACTCATCTCTTCAGAGCCACGCTGGCATCGGTCATTGACGCGCTTACAGAGCTCTGA
- a CDS encoding aldo/keto reductase codes for MSVELVIDWEDRKELGRTGERVPAIGIGTWDIRDYAKAEDALTRAIEEGLNLIDTAEMYDSGKAEELVGRVVARVGRDNVFIVTKLLPERFTSPEMVLRATRASLSRLGVSSVDLLLIHWPHPVLPIEIQVRNLERAAEAGLARYIGVSNFDEKELELALSSTRKHDIVVDQVKYSVLDKSVERRLLPLCVEAGVTLQAYTPLERGLVVEIEELKRVGSKYGKTAAQVALNYLISHKRVIAIPKSEKARRIDEFRGALGWRLSREDLELLRAL; via the coding sequence TTGAGCGTCGAGCTCGTGATCGACTGGGAAGACCGCAAAGAGCTGGGGAGGACGGGAGAGAGGGTTCCGGCCATAGGAATCGGCACGTGGGACATCAGAGACTACGCGAAAGCCGAAGACGCGTTGACGAGGGCGATCGAGGAGGGGCTGAACCTCATCGACACAGCCGAGATGTACGACTCGGGGAAAGCCGAGGAGCTCGTGGGCCGCGTAGTCGCGAGAGTCGGTCGCGACAACGTCTTCATAGTAACGAAACTCCTCCCGGAGCGCTTCACGTCGCCCGAGATGGTGCTGAGAGCGACCAGAGCGAGCCTCTCGAGGCTCGGCGTAAGCAGCGTGGACTTGCTCCTGATACACTGGCCGCACCCCGTATTGCCCATTGAGATCCAAGTGAGGAACCTCGAGCGAGCTGCCGAGGCCGGCCTCGCCAGATACATCGGAGTGAGCAACTTCGACGAGAAAGAGCTCGAGCTGGCGCTGAGCTCAACGCGCAAGCACGATATAGTGGTCGACCAGGTGAAGTATAGCGTGTTGGACAAGAGCGTCGAGAGGAGGCTGCTGCCTCTGTGCGTGGAGGCTGGGGTTACGTTGCAAGCCTATACACCGCTCGAGAGGGGGCTCGTGGTTGAAATAGAGGAGCTGAAGAGGGTGGGCTCGAAGTACGGGAAGACCGCCGCGCAGGTGGCTCTCAACTACTTGATATCGCACAAGCGAGTCATCGCGATACCCAAGAGCGAGAAAGCCAGGAGAATCGATGAATTTCGAGGAGCTCTAGGCTGGAGGCTCTCACGCGAGGACCTCGAGCTCCTCAGAGCTCTGTAA